The following proteins are encoded in a genomic region of Rhodoferax aquaticus:
- a CDS encoding carbohydrate ABC transporter permease, which produces MRFLAFFFDLLEPIFRLGQKWLGLSRLGWLFVAPNLLVISVFTFLPILINIVYATTGGVNLFPFQRPFTGAENFQILFECTNYLDLSTCRKDVFWRAIANTLKFSGLQVGLMVLLSLVTALVLNRKIMGRGFWRGVFFYPVLLSPVVVALIWKWLLQNQGVFNASLVAMNMPPIEWLTDAGWAFFWAVFVSIWAHMGFYTLILLAGLQAIPNDLYEAAEMDRASPWRTLTRITLPLLMPNLIVVLVLAAIRAVQVFDEVFVLTGGGPGSATTFIVQFIYQTGFAEQIHLYGLAAAASLALAAFLVVLTLAQLRLTRASEAGQKGR; this is translated from the coding sequence GTGCGATTTTTGGCATTCTTCTTCGACTTACTGGAACCTATCTTCCGCTTAGGCCAGAAATGGCTAGGGCTGTCTAGGCTGGGGTGGCTGTTTGTTGCGCCCAACCTGCTCGTCATCAGCGTATTCACGTTTTTGCCCATCCTCATCAACATCGTGTACGCCACGACCGGTGGCGTGAATTTGTTCCCGTTTCAGCGCCCTTTTACAGGTGCAGAAAATTTCCAAATTCTCTTTGAGTGCACCAACTACCTGGACCTGTCTACGTGCCGTAAAGACGTTTTTTGGCGGGCCATAGCTAACACCCTCAAGTTCAGCGGGTTACAAGTGGGCTTGATGGTGCTGCTGTCTCTGGTCACCGCACTGGTGCTCAATCGCAAGATCATGGGCCGCGGCTTTTGGCGCGGTGTTTTCTTTTACCCCGTGCTGCTGTCACCCGTGGTGGTGGCGCTGATTTGGAAATGGTTGCTACAAAACCAAGGCGTTTTCAACGCAAGTTTGGTGGCCATGAACATGCCACCTATTGAATGGCTCACCGATGCGGGTTGGGCTTTTTTCTGGGCGGTCTTTGTGTCCATCTGGGCCCACATGGGGTTCTACACTTTGATTTTGCTGGCTGGCCTGCAAGCCATTCCGAACGATCTGTATGAAGCTGCAGAAATGGACCGCGCCAGCCCCTGGCGCACCCTCACTCGCATCACCTTGCCGCTGCTGATGCCTAACTTGATTGTGGTGCTGGTGCTCGCAGCGATCCGTGCCGTACAGGTGTTTGACGAAGTATTTGTACTCACCGGCGGCGGGCCAGGCTCGGCCACCACGTTTATTGTGCAATTCATCTACCAAACTGGCTTTGCCGAACAAATTCACCTCTATGGACTGGCTGCCGCAGCATCACTGGCGCTGGCGGCATTCTTAGTCGTTTTAACCTTGGCGCAGCTTCGTTTGACGCGCGCCAGCGAAGCGGGCCAAAAGGGGCGTTGA
- a CDS encoding ABC transporter substrate-binding protein: MISLRFRPTALLASLVLATGVAHAGEIRVMCYQDGVECDVTAEQAKRFEAANPGTKVIIDTVPYKSIVEQLPVQLAAGQGPDIARVTDLGGLSKYYLDISAHVKDRKYWDTNFGATAGWLRPSATDKGIYGFMSQLTMTGPYVNKTLFEQAKVPMPGAKATWDEWVDATRKVAKATETKGAMAWDRSGHRFAGPAISYGAKVFDAQGNAVIDDGYKATVAKFVGWHKDGSMLKEVWAGSGGSTYADSIGEFINGNVVMVLSGSWQINRLQRDVANKFDWVAVPNPCGPAACSGIPGGAAWVALKTSKSPKEAGAFLDFMASEAVYSEFTGKTNNIPAHSGLASKGVPYPGAQPAARAALGVFSSGVANLAPAAYQFQGYKFNRAIMLPTVTRVTQAIVGEMGTDEAVSKINADMQDAIKQAQK, encoded by the coding sequence ATGATTTCTTTGCGCTTCCGTCCCACCGCTCTGCTTGCGAGCCTCGTTCTGGCTACCGGCGTGGCCCATGCGGGGGAAATCCGTGTGATGTGCTACCAGGACGGCGTGGAATGCGATGTGACGGCCGAGCAAGCGAAGCGTTTCGAAGCGGCAAACCCCGGCACCAAAGTGATCATCGACACAGTGCCCTACAAATCCATCGTGGAACAGTTGCCAGTGCAACTCGCGGCGGGCCAAGGGCCTGACATCGCACGTGTCACGGACTTGGGTGGCTTGTCCAAATACTACTTAGACATTTCCGCGCACGTCAAAGACCGCAAGTACTGGGACACTAACTTTGGTGCCACCGCAGGCTGGTTGCGGCCCTCTGCAACAGACAAAGGCATTTATGGCTTCATGTCCCAGCTGACCATGACGGGGCCCTACGTCAACAAGACCCTGTTTGAGCAAGCCAAAGTACCCATGCCAGGTGCCAAGGCCACTTGGGACGAATGGGTGGACGCCACCCGCAAGGTGGCTAAAGCCACAGAAACCAAAGGCGCAATGGCGTGGGACCGCTCAGGACACCGGTTCGCAGGCCCCGCTATCAGCTACGGCGCCAAAGTGTTTGACGCGCAAGGCAACGCCGTCATTGACGATGGTTACAAAGCCACTGTCGCCAAGTTCGTGGGCTGGCACAAAGATGGCAGCATGCTGAAAGAAGTCTGGGCAGGCTCCGGTGGCTCAACCTACGCAGACTCCATTGGCGAATTCATCAACGGCAACGTCGTCATGGTCTTGTCGGGAAGCTGGCAAATCAACCGTTTACAGCGCGATGTGGCTAACAAATTTGACTGGGTGGCGGTGCCCAACCCCTGTGGCCCGGCTGCGTGCTCAGGCATACCAGGCGGGGCTGCGTGGGTGGCTCTCAAAACCAGCAAATCGCCCAAAGAAGCTGGCGCATTCTTAGACTTTATGGCTTCCGAAGCCGTTTACTCAGAGTTCACGGGTAAGACCAACAACATACCCGCCCACTCAGGCTTGGCAAGCAAAGGCGTGCCTTACCCCGGTGCCCAACCTGCGGCCCGGGCGGCACTTGGCGTATTCAGCAGCGGGGTTGCCAACCTCGCTCCTGCTGCCTACCAGTTCCAAGGCTATAAGTTCAACCGCGCGATCATGCTACCTACGGTCACGCGCGTGACCCAGGCCATTGTTGGGGAAATGGGTACCGATGAGGCGGTGAGCAAAATCAACGCCGATATGCAAGACGCGATCAAACAAGCACAGAAGTAA
- a CDS encoding Gfo/Idh/MocA family protein, which yields MSESVRYGLIGCGMMGQEHLRNIALLPGASVTRIFEPDHAMADASLALAPSAQRAASLAEVVQAADVDCLVITSPNFRHAEQMHEIAALRTLPILLEKPACTALEDVARLAELGRHYGAPIWVAMEYRYMPPVARLAQEVHSQTHTGPMHMLAIREHRFPFLVKVGDWNRFNQYTGGTLVEKCCHFFDLMRHLTRSEPVRVFASASVAHNHRDEQYPEGTPDILDNAFVILDFANGQRASLDLCMFAEGSRYQEEISVVGPRGKVECFVPGPGRFWPTHLGPAPVPRLVLSPRNPKGPQELEVPVDPTALAAGDHNGSTLYQHQRFNAAVRGKGAVEVSLRDGLAAVVMGMAAQESARTGQAIDLTQGPFKLEALLGHP from the coding sequence GTGAGTGAATCGGTACGTTACGGCCTGATCGGCTGCGGGATGATGGGGCAAGAGCATCTGCGCAATATTGCACTGCTGCCCGGAGCGTCGGTGACCCGCATCTTTGAACCGGACCACGCCATGGCCGACGCGAGTTTGGCCTTAGCGCCTAGCGCTCAACGCGCAGCCAGTTTGGCGGAAGTGGTGCAGGCTGCCGATGTCGATTGCTTGGTCATTACCAGCCCCAACTTTCGGCACGCAGAGCAAATGCACGAGATTGCGGCCTTGCGCACTTTGCCCATCCTCTTGGAAAAACCCGCTTGCACCGCATTGGAAGATGTCGCCCGCTTGGCCGAACTAGGGCGTCACTACGGCGCGCCCATTTGGGTGGCCATGGAATACCGGTATATGCCGCCGGTCGCCAGATTGGCGCAAGAGGTACACAGCCAAACCCATACCGGGCCCATGCACATGCTGGCCATTCGGGAACACCGCTTTCCGTTTTTGGTCAAAGTGGGGGACTGGAACCGTTTCAACCAATACACCGGTGGCACCTTGGTCGAGAAGTGCTGTCACTTCTTTGACCTGATGCGCCACCTCACGCGCAGTGAGCCTGTGCGCGTGTTTGCGTCGGCGTCGGTGGCGCACAACCACCGCGATGAGCAGTACCCAGAAGGTACGCCAGATATTCTGGACAATGCCTTTGTCATTCTTGACTTTGCCAATGGCCAAAGGGCCTCACTAGACCTCTGCATGTTTGCGGAAGGCTCACGCTACCAAGAAGAGATCTCGGTGGTGGGGCCCCGTGGCAAGGTAGAGTGTTTTGTGCCGGGGCCAGGCCGGTTTTGGCCAACACACTTGGGGCCAGCCCCGGTCCCTAGGCTGGTACTCAGCCCCCGAAACCCCAAGGGGCCGCAGGAATTGGAAGTCCCGGTCGACCCCACGGCCTTGGCTGCGGGCGACCACAATGGCTCAACGCTGTACCAACATCAACGGTTTAACGCAGCGGTGCGCGGCAAAGGGGCTGTAGAGGTCAGCCTGCGCGACGGCTTGGCCGCGGTGGTGATGGGCATGGCAGCACAAGAATCAGCGCGCACCGGCCAAGCCATCGACTTAACCCAAGGCCCCTTCAAACTAGAAGCCTTGCTAGGTCACCCTTAA
- a CDS encoding NAD(P)-dependent alcohol dehydrogenase, whose product MPHTPALPSTMKAWVYSRYGGPEVLRSEERPLPEVRDDEVLVKIRATTVSTGDMRVRSLKLPRGFAWMGRLIFGFSGPRQPILGTDFAGTVVAIGRKVSAFRVGDDVIGYPGGAMRSHAEYRSMRVGKALVLKPPQLSFAQAASLPFGGMTALSFLCKAKLQAGETLLVIGASGAVGSAFVQLGRQAGAMVTGVATSRNHDLVRSLGATDLVDYTLQDYTQGPQRYDVIADTVGASTFAKCWNILAPHGRYIAVAGDLSDLVARRHGEQSSIAGPSSESLEDLQQVVELAQSGAIQPVIDRTFSFEQMPQAHAYVDTGRKRGSVVVEVV is encoded by the coding sequence ATGCCACACACACCAGCCTTGCCAAGCACCATGAAAGCATGGGTGTATTCCCGCTACGGAGGGCCCGAGGTCTTGCGATCGGAAGAACGCCCCCTGCCTGAGGTGCGTGACGATGAAGTCTTGGTCAAGATTCGCGCCACCACGGTCTCCACGGGCGACATGCGCGTGCGTTCGCTCAAGCTACCGCGTGGGTTTGCATGGATGGGGCGGCTCATCTTTGGGTTTAGCGGGCCCCGCCAGCCCATTTTGGGCACCGACTTTGCAGGGACGGTGGTAGCGATAGGCCGCAAGGTCAGCGCATTTCGCGTGGGAGACGACGTGATTGGCTACCCCGGTGGCGCCATGCGCAGCCATGCGGAATACCGCAGCATGCGTGTGGGCAAGGCATTGGTTTTGAAGCCGCCCCAACTCAGCTTTGCCCAAGCAGCAAGCCTACCCTTTGGCGGCATGACGGCCCTCAGTTTTTTGTGCAAGGCCAAGTTGCAGGCGGGCGAGACCTTGTTGGTCATTGGCGCCTCTGGCGCAGTGGGTAGCGCATTTGTGCAACTAGGGCGACAGGCGGGGGCCATGGTCACCGGTGTGGCCACCTCGCGCAACCACGACTTGGTGAGGTCATTGGGCGCAACAGACCTTGTGGACTACACCTTGCAAGACTACACCCAAGGGCCACAACGCTATGACGTTATTGCAGACACGGTGGGAGCAAGCACGTTTGCGAAGTGTTGGAACATCCTTGCGCCCCACGGCCGCTACATTGCAGTCGCCGGGGACTTGTCAGATCTAGTGGCAAGACGCCATGGGGAGCAAAGCTCTATCGCGGGACCGTCCTCGGAGTCACTGGAAGATCTGCAGCAAGTCGTTGAGCTTGCGCAGTCAGGAGCGATCCAACCCGTGATTGACCGCACCTTTTCTTTTGAACAAATGCCTCAGGCACACGCCTATGTAGACACAGGTCGCAAGCGTGGTTCTGTCGTTGTAGAGGTGGTCTAG
- a CDS encoding TetR/AcrR family transcriptional regulator C-terminal domain-containing protein, which yields MPLDTEPSALPARQPLSKERILQAAITLADEGGLATLSMRKLAQVLGVEAMSLYNHVANKEALLDGMVDAVVAEMVVPVLGAPWRAEMRRAACSAHAVLMAHPWASLLLVSRVNVGPAKLRHFDATHGCLREAGFSHALADSARNVIDGHVHGFTLQKLLFPLAEGTYAQAAKQFLPMLPQEVYPHMRALTEEVIAGRYSGVHQFEFGLDLILSSLEAQCVLAAPTTH from the coding sequence ATGCCCTTAGACACCGAACCCAGCGCGCTACCCGCGCGCCAACCCTTAAGCAAAGAGCGCATTCTTCAGGCCGCCATCACACTTGCCGATGAGGGGGGCTTAGCTACGCTGTCTATGCGGAAGTTGGCCCAAGTGCTAGGAGTGGAAGCCATGTCGCTCTACAACCATGTGGCCAATAAAGAAGCCCTGCTAGACGGCATGGTGGACGCGGTGGTGGCCGAGATGGTGGTGCCGGTGCTAGGCGCCCCTTGGCGCGCAGAAATGCGCAGGGCCGCGTGTTCGGCGCACGCGGTGCTGATGGCGCATCCATGGGCGTCTTTACTGCTGGTATCACGTGTCAATGTGGGGCCGGCCAAGTTGCGCCATTTTGATGCCACCCACGGCTGCCTGCGTGAGGCGGGGTTTAGCCATGCTTTGGCGGATAGCGCCCGCAACGTGATTGACGGGCATGTGCACGGCTTCACCTTGCAAAAGCTGCTGTTCCCTTTGGCCGAAGGCACCTACGCGCAAGCAGCCAAGCAGTTTTTACCCATGCTGCCGCAAGAGGTGTACCCTCACATGCGTGCACTGACCGAAGAGGTCATTGCTGGGCGCTACAGTGGCGTGCACCAGTTTGAATTTGGCTTGGACTTGATTCTGAGCAGTCTTGAGGCGCAGTGCGTGTTGGCCGCGCCGACTACCCACTGA
- a CDS encoding GNAT family N-acetyltransferase, whose protein sequence is MQTLTTPRLIVRPLTLDDAPFILQLVNEPTWLQFIGDRGVRNLADAHNYITQGPHAMMARYGFGFCAVVSQALQQPIGMCGLTQRDYLDSPDIGFAFLPQHVGQGYAFEAASAVLAHARAELDLQRIYATTRLDNVASQKLLEKLGLQYLRLMPHPDGDRMLKLYELAGK, encoded by the coding sequence ATGCAAACGCTCACGACTCCCCGGCTTATCGTCAGACCGCTCACTTTGGATGACGCGCCTTTCATTCTCCAGTTGGTCAATGAACCCACGTGGCTGCAGTTCATTGGCGACCGCGGTGTGCGCAATCTGGCCGATGCACACAACTACATCACCCAAGGCCCCCACGCCATGATGGCGCGCTACGGTTTTGGGTTTTGCGCCGTGGTGTCGCAAGCGCTGCAACAGCCCATTGGCATGTGTGGCCTGACCCAGCGCGACTACCTGGACAGCCCGGATATTGGCTTCGCCTTTTTGCCACAGCATGTCGGCCAAGGGTATGCGTTTGAGGCCGCTAGCGCGGTGTTAGCCCACGCGCGTGCGGAACTGGACCTCCAGCGCATCTATGCCACCACGCGATTGGACAATGTGGCGTCACAAAAGCTATTGGAGAAGCTAGGGTTGCAGTACTTGCGCCTCATGCCACACCCTGACGGCGACCGCATGCTCAAGCTGTACGAATTGGCAGGCAAATGA
- a CDS encoding type VI secretion system Vgr family protein, which translates to MPTPSLTSLTTLIPAERILTISSATLEAQAGHAQLQAVRLEGHEGINQLFRYQLTLQTPDTPVPGGLVELDLQALMGQAISCHIQLEGMGTFEAGSIGGVVKGQLATPHQGSGARQISALITAATLIQETPRQRVYQLTLEPWLAQARLKSDCKVFQDMSPVDVIEHVLANYPQPSTKRLLESYPVRDYCVQYNETDLQFITRLMQEWGINYHFEHSGEAHRLIWSDHNGAFQIRQEDLQQNSVDPGFNPYHTIPYYPLGHKTDREYIHRFSPVQRLTASAYASADYDYTRPQASLAVQASSDHAGNHPAHQIYLWRGGNSGVNSGAGGGANTSLSSSDYSQPNAGANTAANQTEPQGQHLARLRLQALRQGALRARGAGHIRGIVPGSSFTLAEHPQTSANTEYIVLHTTLDIENPSEHKTGSNAGKHAGNNQDNSATPQGQWRVYTEFEVQPSTIALRPDRTQSKPLIPGPLSAVVVGPAGANHHTDYLSRIKVHFPWDRHDARDQRSSCWVRVASPWAGNQLGAIHIPRIGQEVLVSFEGGDPDKPIVIAAVYNQNNQPPWELPGQQALSGMRSRELTAGQGNAAAGRSNHVLLDDTAEQIQVQAKSDHQHSQLSLGHITRIESRAGRQEHRGEGFELRTDGHGVLRAQDGLLITTEGRPNAQGHVKALSETAARLSQAQEQHRSLGNLAAQHQAQDAGDNADQGEVASALQMQNEAIKGKEGVHPELAEPHLVLASPAGIESTTAGSTHQHSQAHHAISAGGHVSTSTAKSWLLSAKSAARMFAYNAGIKLISASANIDAHALSKSLHVLAKLRITHNARSITITAQEELRLGAASSFTTLNAAGITHGTPGQWDVKSATQYMELGKSLPVVVPQMPRGYQAQYVLLDKKSGAPLTNHPYKLTLPTGKTVAGITNAKGETMQVFHPSAADVSLTAPEIPAVQEQRWHLAGGGSPSIRADYLEE; encoded by the coding sequence ATGCCCACCCCCAGTCTCACCAGCCTCACCACCCTCATCCCCGCAGAGCGCATCCTCACCATTAGCAGCGCCACCCTGGAGGCGCAAGCGGGTCACGCCCAACTCCAAGCCGTGCGCTTGGAAGGCCACGAAGGCATCAACCAGCTCTTTCGCTACCAACTCACCCTGCAAACCCCGGACACCCCGGTCCCGGGTGGCCTGGTTGAGCTGGACCTCCAAGCCCTCATGGGCCAGGCCATTAGCTGCCACATCCAGCTCGAAGGCATGGGCACGTTTGAGGCGGGCAGCATCGGTGGGGTCGTCAAGGGCCAACTCGCCACCCCCCACCAAGGCAGCGGAGCGCGCCAAATCAGCGCCCTCATCACCGCAGCCACCCTCATTCAAGAAACCCCACGCCAGCGCGTCTACCAACTCACCCTAGAGCCCTGGCTGGCCCAGGCCCGGCTCAAGAGCGACTGCAAAGTCTTCCAAGACATGAGCCCGGTCGACGTGATCGAACACGTGCTGGCCAACTACCCCCAGCCCAGTACCAAGAGGCTCCTAGAGAGCTACCCCGTGCGCGACTACTGCGTGCAGTACAACGAAACCGACCTGCAATTCATCACCCGGCTCATGCAAGAGTGGGGCATCAACTACCACTTCGAGCACAGCGGCGAGGCCCACCGCCTCATCTGGAGCGACCACAACGGCGCCTTCCAAATCCGGCAAGAAGACCTGCAACAAAACAGCGTTGATCCCGGCTTCAACCCCTACCACACCATCCCCTACTACCCGCTGGGGCACAAGACCGACCGCGAGTACATCCACCGCTTCAGCCCGGTGCAGCGCTTGACTGCCAGCGCCTACGCCAGTGCCGACTACGACTACACCCGCCCCCAGGCCAGCCTGGCGGTGCAAGCCAGCAGCGACCATGCAGGCAATCACCCGGCCCACCAGATCTACCTCTGGCGGGGAGGGAACAGCGGAGTGAACAGTGGAGCAGGTGGTGGAGCAAACACCTCCCTCTCTTCCTCCGACTACAGCCAGCCCAATGCAGGCGCAAACACCGCAGCCAACCAGACCGAACCCCAAGGCCAACACCTGGCCCGGCTGCGCCTGCAAGCCCTGCGCCAAGGGGCCTTACGCGCCCGGGGAGCAGGCCACATCCGCGGCATCGTGCCCGGCAGCAGCTTCACCCTGGCCGAGCACCCCCAGACCAGCGCCAACACCGAGTACATCGTCTTGCACACCACACTCGATATAGAAAACCCGAGTGAGCACAAAACAGGCAGCAACGCGGGTAAGCACGCAGGCAACAACCAAGACAACAGCGCCACCCCCCAAGGCCAGTGGCGCGTCTACACCGAATTCGAGGTCCAGCCCAGCACCATCGCCCTGCGCCCTGACCGCACACAGAGCAAACCCCTGATCCCTGGCCCCTTGAGCGCCGTGGTAGTCGGCCCCGCAGGGGCCAACCACCATACCGACTACCTCAGCCGCATCAAGGTGCACTTCCCCTGGGATAGGCATGACGCGCGCGACCAACGCAGCAGCTGCTGGGTGCGGGTGGCAAGCCCTTGGGCGGGCAACCAGTTAGGGGCCATCCACATTCCCCGCATCGGGCAAGAAGTGCTGGTGAGCTTTGAAGGCGGAGACCCGGACAAACCCATCGTGATCGCGGCTGTCTACAACCAGAACAACCAGCCGCCCTGGGAACTGCCCGGCCAACAAGCCTTAAGTGGTATGCGCAGCCGCGAACTCACCGCAGGGCAAGGCAACGCAGCTGCTGGGCGCAGCAACCATGTGCTCTTGGACGACACCGCAGAGCAAATCCAAGTGCAAGCTAAAAGCGACCACCAGCACAGCCAACTCTCACTAGGCCACATCACCCGCATAGAGAGCAGGGCAGGCCGCCAAGAACATCGGGGCGAAGGCTTTGAGCTGCGCACGGATGGACACGGCGTCCTCCGCGCCCAAGACGGCCTGCTCATCACTACCGAAGGCAGGCCCAACGCCCAAGGCCATGTCAAAGCATTGAGCGAAACCGCTGCGCGCCTGTCCCAAGCGCAAGAGCAACACCGCAGCTTGGGGAACTTGGCCGCTCAGCACCAGGCCCAAGACGCGGGAGACAACGCAGACCAGGGCGAAGTCGCCAGCGCACTGCAAATGCAAAACGAGGCCATCAAAGGTAAAGAAGGAGTGCACCCAGAACTGGCAGAGCCTCACTTGGTACTCGCTAGCCCAGCCGGTATTGAGAGCACCACCGCAGGCAGCACGCACCAGCACAGCCAGGCGCACCATGCCATCAGCGCGGGTGGGCATGTGAGCACGTCTACGGCCAAGAGTTGGCTCTTGAGCGCCAAGAGCGCTGCACGCATGTTTGCCTACAACGCAGGCATCAAGCTGATCAGCGCCAGCGCGAACATCGACGCCCACGCCTTAAGCAAAAGCCTGCACGTGCTGGCCAAACTGCGCATCACGCACAACGCCCGCAGCATCACCATCACCGCGCAAGAAGAACTGCGCCTGGGAGCAGCCAGCAGCTTCACCACCCTCAACGCCGCAGGCATCACCCACGGCACGCCGGGGCAGTGGGATGTGAAGTCGGCCACGCAATACATGGAGCTGGGCAAGAGCTTGCCGGTGGTGGTGCCGCAGATGCCGCGTGGTTACCAAGCCCAATATGTTCTTCTGGACAAAAAGTCTGGTGCCCCGTTAACCAATCACCCATACAAGTTAACGCTCCCCACAGGCAAAACGGTGGCGGGCATCACGAATGCCAAGGGCGAAACCATGCAAGTGTTTCACCCCAGCGCTGCGGATGTATCACTTACTGCGCCAGAGATACCCGCCGTACAAGAGCAGAGGTGGCATTTGGCTGGCGGTGGCAGCCCCTCCATACGTGCCGACTACCTTGAGGAGTAA
- a CDS encoding VRR-NUC domain-containing protein: MIQTSYSPAGNSCTTLEERKEYAKLTVPGKGYLTEKAETALSTAKVLHVKTKNGNIVERVLCQLTMSGAIRVEEALHNYLWQYKAEVSFDMTPTRVAGGVPKPFLSNCNKHDPLRRHSLNPFPPGLTSGMLRRPDVIITKSEALRWPGRATTDHQGVAHPDNLLRVVELKFPGDSFDRGQRDAYMQIAGESDGKPVERLCLVDVNDCEGELERVRDRVRAPIRTKVPVPEKAFYERWLIDAEHAAETVWADMQAGVRQLSSEAQTWLRREAPWLFVAGRWVRDTTGQVYRWVTQEGAVIAQWTVVQLKAAWAQIAAATDLVSSQIQRIDWTQVLIDTVKGICVIGMLVAGVMIAVTLAPALAAALIAIVGIFGGAATA; this comes from the coding sequence ATGATCCAGACTTCATACAGCCCGGCGGGTAACTCCTGCACCACCCTTGAAGAGCGCAAGGAATATGCAAAACTGACAGTGCCCGGCAAAGGCTACTTGACCGAAAAGGCCGAGACAGCCTTGAGCACCGCCAAAGTGCTGCATGTCAAAACCAAGAACGGCAACATCGTCGAGCGCGTGTTGTGCCAGCTCACCATGTCAGGTGCTATTCGTGTGGAAGAAGCGCTGCACAACTACCTTTGGCAGTACAAGGCCGAGGTGAGTTTTGATATGACGCCCACGCGGGTAGCAGGCGGTGTCCCCAAACCTTTTCTGAGCAATTGCAACAAGCATGACCCCCTGCGCCGCCATAGCCTGAACCCATTTCCGCCGGGTTTGACCTCGGGCATGCTGCGCCGCCCGGACGTCATCATCACCAAAAGCGAAGCACTGCGCTGGCCGGGGCGAGCCACCACCGACCACCAGGGCGTGGCGCACCCCGACAACCTGCTGCGGGTAGTGGAGTTGAAGTTCCCGGGGGATTCGTTCGATAGAGGCCAGCGAGATGCGTATATGCAAATCGCTGGTGAAAGTGATGGCAAACCGGTGGAGCGCCTGTGTCTTGTCGATGTGAACGACTGCGAGGGCGAGCTGGAGCGGGTACGCGACAGAGTGCGTGCCCCCATACGCACCAAAGTGCCCGTGCCCGAGAAGGCGTTTTACGAGCGTTGGCTCATTGATGCAGAGCATGCCGCTGAAACGGTGTGGGCCGATATGCAGGCAGGGGTTCGGCAACTCTCCAGCGAGGCGCAAACCTGGCTGCGCCGCGAGGCCCCTTGGCTGTTTGTGGCGGGGCGCTGGGTGCGCGACACCACGGGGCAGGTTTACCGCTGGGTCACCCAAGAAGGTGCCGTCATTGCGCAATGGACTGTGGTGCAGTTAAAGGCGGCGTGGGCACAAATTGCCGCAGCCACCGACTTGGTGTCATCGCAAATACAGCGCATTGACTGGACGCAAGTGCTCATAGACACCGTCAAAGGCATCTGCGTCATCGGCATGCTGGTAGCCGGGGTCATGATCGCCGTGACCTTGGCCCCCGCGCTGGCCGCTGCCTTGATTGCCATCGTAGGCATCTTTGGTGGGGCGGCTAC